TTCATGAGCTGGGCCGACCCGGCGGAGCTTCCGCCCAGCCCAAGATAGGCATTGCCCACTGCGTCGCTTGCCAGCGACCAGGCGTAGCTCTTCGTCGAGTCGTAGGCCATCGTCATCGATGGCCCGGCTTCCAGGCGTCCATCGTTGCGGATCGCGACGCCAGTGGCCGTACCGCGCTCCATCTGATCGTAGCGGTCGACGGTCCACACCTTCGTGCCCTGCGCCTGCGCCATACTCGTAAGCGAGGCGGCAGCAGCCAGGACAAGGATCAAGTTCCGTTGCATCATCGTCATCTGAGTCTAAAGCACGACAAAGCAAAGAGGCGGAGAGCATGGTCTCCGCCTCTTTCATCTGACGTTCTGAAGGGTGAAAAGCTAGTTCGCCAGAACCGCGCGGTAGCGTACCTGGTTCTTCTTGACCTTGGCAACGGCATCGTTCGCCTTCGCCATGGCGAAGCGCTCTGTAATCGCCTTTACGTTATGCCGCGCGGCGACGTCGAGCATCTCGTGCAGGTCGCGGGGGCTGCCCGTTGGACTGCCCGAGATAGCTCGCTGACCGGCGATCAATGGGAACGCCTGCACCTGGATGCCTGACGGCGGTACGCCGACGACGCACAGCGTTCCCTTGGGCCGCAGGGCTTGCAGGTAGGCATTCCAGTCCTGATCGGCGCTGACGGTTGAGAGCAGGAAGTCGAACGATCCTGCCACTTTCTTGAGAGCGCCAGTATCGCGCGTATTGACGAAGTGATGCGCTCCCAGTTCCTTGGCTTCCTTCTCCTTGTCCTTCGAGGTGGAGAAGGCGGTGACCTCTGCTCCGAAAGCGCGAGCAAACTGGATGCCCATGTGCCCCAGGCCTCCGATGCCAATCACGCCGACGCGGGAAGAGGGACGCACACCATGATTGCGAAGCGGGCTGTAGACCGTGATGCCGCCACAGAGCAGCGGAGCGACGTTTTCGCTGTCGAGAACCTTTGGTACAGGGATAGCGAAGCGGGAGTTTACGCGGATTCTGTCGGCGTAACCGCCATTGCGCCCCACACACGTGGGCTGCGACTGCGCACACAGATGCTCGTCGCCCTGGCGGCACCACTCGCAGATTCCGCAACTGTCGGCCTGCCAGCCGACGCCCACACGCTCGCCTACGGTACGATCGCGTACCGTATCGCCCACGGCGATCACCGTGCCGACGATCTCGTGGCCAGGAATGAAGGGGTACTTGCTGATGCCCCAGTCATTGTCGATCAGGTGAATATCGCTATGGCACACCCCGCAGTGCGAGATCTTGATCTCAATCTCGTTCGGTTGCAGGTCTCCCGGATCGAACTTGTATGGCAGCAACTGTGCACCGGCCGCGTGAACAGCCAAACCTTGAATCTCACTCATCAGGAATCAGTTCCTTTTCTCGCATAGCGGTTGCCGGGCGACTTATGGTTTCGATGCTACAACATCGCTCTGCGCAAAAAGCCATACACCTATCCCGCCATTTCCGGCCTGCTCACGATGCGGGCTTACGCTAACGGATTGAAAGATTTAGAACCTGCGAGCCGGTCACGGCATATCCCGTCTCGACTGAGGCTGCCTCTACCATGCTCTCTCCGCTCAACTGAATCTTCTGCGAGTCCTTGAAAGGAGCGAGAACATTGGCCATCGACAGAGGAAGGCCTGGCAGCGCTTCACCCTCCAACACAGCCTGAGCGGTCTTGCTCAGCAATGTCACGTAGATTCTGTCGTTGGGATGCAGACGGTTGATCTGTGCGATGGTGTCGGCGAGGCCAACAGAGCGGCGAGGCGCTTGTCCACTTACCAGGCGATCAATGGCAGCGCCATCGCTCACAAGCAGTCGCAGCGGCCCTGGCTCCAGGTCGGCGGGCAGCTTGACCTTCAGCTTCACCAGGCGGCTTTGTGACTGGTAGGGGGAGAGTGTGGCCTCCACCTCAATCGTGTCGCCTGCATGGGCTTCGATGGCGCCGAGGCGGGCAGACTCGATGATGGCCGTCCTGCGCTCGGCAATTCCTTCCATCTTCAGCTTCATGCCACTGACAACCGGTTGTTCGAGAGGATTCCCGTATACGCGGCTGAACCGGTCGTTCACGAAGAGTGCGGCATTGATGGCGGCCGGGTTCAAGTCGTTCTGCGCGAGCAGCCCCGCGAGATGGATCGCAGGCTGTCCTTCGACGGCGATCTCGCCCGTCAGCCGATAGCTCATCTCCGCAGCGGCAGTGTTGGTGCTCTGAAGGCTCTGGTACACGGAGACCAGCATTGCCGAAGGCGTGAGTTGCCGGTTATCCAGCACCTCGAAGTGAAAGTTCCTTATCTTTGCAGAAGTCCCGGCTGCCGGCTGCGTCACCTCAACGGTGACAGGGATCATTCTTGCCTTTGCGCCAAAGCGTCCCATGATGGCGGAGGCGCGGTCTTCCGTAAACGCTCCGACAGTCTCGGTCGTATTGACGATCTTGAAGGCGTTCAGGGGTGAGGGAAGGGTCGCGACGACGGTTGCCTTGGTCATGGGCATGTCCACCGGCCCATACTGCGTGATGGGATGACCACACGCCAGCAGGCGCGTTGGGTCGACATAGGTAACGGTGCATGTGCCTGCGACGGAGAGGTCGCCCC
This region of Acidobacteriota bacterium genomic DNA includes:
- a CDS encoding NAD(P)-dependent alcohol dehydrogenase; protein product: MSEIQGLAVHAAGAQLLPYKFDPGDLQPNEIEIKISHCGVCHSDIHLIDNDWGISKYPFIPGHEIVGTVIAVGDTVRDRTVGERVGVGWQADSCGICEWCRQGDEHLCAQSQPTCVGRNGGYADRIRVNSRFAIPVPKVLDSENVAPLLCGGITVYSPLRNHGVRPSSRVGVIGIGGLGHMGIQFARAFGAEVTAFSTSKDKEKEAKELGAHHFVNTRDTGALKKVAGSFDFLLSTVSADQDWNAYLQALRPKGTLCVVGVPPSGIQVQAFPLIAGQRAISGSPTGSPRDLHEMLDVAARHNVKAITERFAMAKANDAVAKVKKNQVRYRAVLAN
- a CDS encoding SpoIVB peptidase S55, producing MGKGGMRIFPLSEVKRGMQGVAYTVFEGVDPEPMQVEILGVLKDSLGPGQDMILARLHGAKPEFTGVVAGMSGSPVYIDGRLLGALSYRIGQFSKEPIAGITPIEQMLEVRDGEVPPAGASQTEQSHTERAATFAPLSPDNSNGLEMQAMETPLVFSGFSPETVATFGDRFRVMGLTPVAGLGSADAKASQPEPLVPGSAVSAILVRGDLSVAGTCTVTYVDPTRLLACGHPITQYGPVDMPMTKATVVATLPSPLNAFKIVNTTETVGAFTEDRASAIMGRFGAKARMIPVTVEVTQPAAGTSAKIRNFHFEVLDNRQLTPSAMLVSVYQSLQSTNTAAAEMSYRLTGEIAVEGQPAIHLAGLLAQNDLNPAAINAALFVNDRFSRVYGNPLEQPVVSGMKLKMEGIAERRTAIIESARLGAIEAHAGDTIEVEATLSPYQSQSRLVKLKVKLPADLEPGPLRLLVSDGAAIDRLVSGQAPRRSVGLADTIAQINRLHPNDRIYVTLLSKTAQAVLEGEALPGLPLSMANVLAPFKDSQKIQLSGESMVEAASVETGYAVTGSQVLNLSIR